Proteins encoded in a region of the Isosphaeraceae bacterium EP7 genome:
- a CDS encoding small basic protein, which translates to MSIDKSLKKAGGLARSRNVLKRAERMALLQEDDKWTPEKGVYNLPKTKYRRLAPGQSGPLRPA; encoded by the coding sequence ATGTCGATTGACAAGAGCTTGAAGAAGGCGGGCGGCCTGGCCAGGTCCCGCAACGTCCTGAAGCGGGCCGAGCGGATGGCCCTGCTGCAAGAGGACGACAAGTGGACCCCCGAGAAGGGCGTCTACAACCTGCCCAAGACCAAATATCGCAGACTCGCCCCCGGCCAGTCGGGCCCCCTGCGCCCCGCCTGA
- a CDS encoding type II secretory pathway, component PulD gives MPPSKYLEAGAQLFNKGQSALAAKYFKAASDYRDQLTPNELVVLDDYLSKMPAPTDSAVVPASTVTTTPSPSSPAATVTAEPRTSTADAKQKADWLLRSSREQIGAGNYDAAEQKLNEARALNVKWGLFGDTPTRVAEALAKARPKTGSPTASGSAKPTDARQAKVAARAKLKEARTLLSKDDYEKAEALALEVGTWNLSYGLVEDSPAKVASAARALRKRDLARNTSAKNLPSLAIYEMLVKESRELVAAGKFDDAETKARKAQLMDVTPALNADRAEAVLHDVEMARARGASPTQELVASRDAVVAKFATPSDPAVRQVQATAEDVAAAPLTLTTPEAPAPLDAPAALAVPDAVAPPATDAPEAAPAAPAGTSPGEVLLEQSTMMLGAGNFAEAKAKAAQAKAAGGVDGPADELIAQIALSEQGGALSLYEAALDAVRKGDTSRARALLNELSNSGVTIDESTTQKVQQLLATLPKDGEPAGKATASDLARDDAHALAAQKLNAEVGTKVAEARRLLETDPEKAIKALEEMREAVKAADIDASVAKTMNRRLEVAIELAKKDKVSFDVKMKDKTFRAEIERKRLRILEADKAKKEQMKGLMDKAQKALADGKYAEAETLARRAVEIDPTDVTATAIAWKARVQRSYTRDEEIKRDKEAGAMVAFQEADAASIMDPEVQMKGFAFAKDFGDLTKRRREFLARTAPKRDQRTLDIESKLGESISLNMANQPLSEAVDFLRKYTGLNIVTDSKALMEEGLTNESPVNLQVNNIRLKSALKLLLGPLGLTYKVTDDVLMITSPQSMTQATYAQPHYVGDLVMPVKGPLSPDQAAAAVGGDGQKVPNFAMPVGGMADNSTTPVVGERPNADMTPLIQLIVASVAPGTWRVYDENGKENSAAYGLGGGFGGAGGLNDTPEPVGSIMPFFLSISLIIRHTAEVHGEIEDLLRQLRKLQDLQVSIEVRFITVSDSFFEEIGVDFDFNIQSDVVGKKSSFAIPNGSGFTAGGGTGGVGGGTGGVGGGTGGTGGIGGNAGTGGGVGGGGTGGGVGGGAAGGVGGVGGGLGTGGGAAGGAGGGTGVQPYILNTQRDHAYGNNAPLVVGRASSGDPGNITPDLAIPFTQGSANLISPFNALTNAGATFGISFLSDLEVFLFLTAAQGDTRSNIVQAPKITTFNGAFASITDSVTRYYVAQVTPVVGAGSVAFLPTPAPLLDGVFLSVTPVVSSDRRYVRLTMSPTFQTFAEFQTFPVPAAVASFGLAGGGGSITGQIQLPVITITQISTTVTVPDGGTVLLGGVKRMREERKEYGVPVLAKTPLINRLFRNIGIGRTTESLMLMVTPRIVILEEEEEKLGIPPTLSN, from the coding sequence GTGCCACCGTCAAAGTACCTCGAGGCCGGGGCACAGCTCTTCAACAAGGGCCAGTCCGCGCTCGCGGCGAAGTATTTCAAGGCCGCCTCCGACTATCGGGATCAGCTAACCCCCAATGAGCTGGTCGTCCTCGACGACTACCTCAGCAAGATGCCGGCCCCGACCGACTCCGCGGTGGTTCCCGCCTCGACGGTGACCACGACGCCGAGCCCCTCGAGCCCGGCGGCCACCGTCACGGCCGAGCCCCGAACCTCGACGGCCGACGCGAAGCAGAAAGCCGACTGGCTGCTCCGCTCGTCCCGCGAGCAGATCGGTGCGGGCAATTATGACGCGGCCGAGCAGAAGCTCAACGAGGCCCGCGCCCTCAACGTCAAGTGGGGCCTCTTCGGAGACACCCCGACGCGGGTCGCCGAGGCCCTGGCCAAGGCGAGGCCCAAGACGGGCAGCCCGACGGCGAGCGGCTCGGCGAAGCCGACCGACGCCCGCCAGGCGAAGGTCGCGGCCCGCGCCAAGCTGAAGGAAGCCCGCACGCTCCTCTCGAAGGACGACTACGAGAAGGCCGAGGCCCTGGCCTTGGAGGTTGGCACCTGGAACCTGAGCTACGGCCTGGTCGAGGACAGCCCCGCGAAGGTCGCCTCCGCCGCCCGTGCCCTGCGTAAGCGTGACCTGGCTCGCAACACGTCGGCCAAGAACCTGCCGAGCCTGGCCATCTACGAGATGCTGGTGAAGGAGTCCCGCGAGCTGGTCGCGGCCGGCAAGTTCGACGACGCCGAGACGAAGGCCCGCAAGGCCCAGCTGATGGACGTGACCCCGGCCCTGAACGCCGACCGCGCCGAAGCTGTGCTGCACGACGTCGAGATGGCCCGCGCTCGCGGTGCCTCCCCGACTCAGGAACTGGTCGCCTCCCGCGACGCCGTCGTGGCGAAGTTCGCCACGCCGAGCGACCCGGCCGTCCGCCAGGTTCAGGCCACCGCCGAGGACGTGGCCGCCGCGCCCCTGACGCTGACCACCCCCGAGGCACCGGCCCCGCTGGATGCCCCGGCTGCGTTGGCCGTCCCCGACGCGGTCGCCCCGCCCGCGACCGACGCCCCTGAAGCCGCACCGGCGGCCCCCGCGGGCACCTCGCCCGGCGAGGTCCTGCTGGAACAGTCCACGATGATGCTGGGTGCGGGCAACTTCGCCGAGGCTAAGGCCAAGGCCGCCCAGGCCAAGGCCGCCGGCGGGGTCGACGGCCCGGCCGACGAGCTGATCGCCCAGATCGCCCTCTCCGAGCAGGGTGGTGCCCTCAGCCTGTACGAGGCCGCCCTCGACGCCGTCCGCAAGGGCGACACCTCCCGGGCCCGTGCCCTCCTGAATGAGCTGTCCAACAGCGGCGTCACCATCGACGAGTCCACCACGCAGAAGGTCCAGCAGCTGCTGGCCACCCTGCCCAAGGACGGCGAGCCCGCCGGCAAGGCAACCGCCTCCGACCTGGCCCGCGACGACGCCCACGCCCTGGCCGCCCAGAAGCTGAACGCCGAGGTCGGCACCAAGGTCGCCGAGGCTCGTCGCCTGCTCGAGACCGACCCCGAGAAGGCCATCAAGGCCCTCGAAGAGATGCGGGAGGCCGTCAAGGCCGCCGACATCGACGCCTCGGTCGCCAAGACCATGAACCGCAGGCTCGAGGTCGCCATCGAGCTGGCCAAGAAGGACAAGGTCTCCTTCGACGTTAAGATGAAGGATAAGACCTTCCGCGCCGAGATCGAGCGGAAGCGGCTGCGGATCCTCGAGGCCGACAAGGCCAAGAAGGAGCAGATGAAGGGCCTGATGGACAAGGCCCAGAAGGCCCTGGCCGACGGCAAGTACGCGGAGGCCGAGACCCTCGCCCGCCGCGCCGTGGAAATCGATCCCACCGACGTCACCGCGACCGCCATCGCCTGGAAGGCCCGCGTCCAGCGGAGCTACACCCGGGACGAGGAGATCAAGCGTGACAAGGAAGCGGGTGCGATGGTCGCCTTCCAGGAGGCCGACGCCGCCAGCATCATGGACCCCGAAGTCCAGATGAAGGGCTTCGCCTTCGCCAAGGACTTCGGCGACCTCACCAAGCGTCGCCGCGAATTCCTGGCCCGCACCGCTCCCAAGCGTGACCAGCGCACCCTGGACATCGAGTCCAAGCTGGGTGAGTCGATCTCGCTGAACATGGCCAACCAGCCCCTGAGCGAGGCGGTGGACTTCCTCCGCAAGTACACGGGCCTGAACATCGTCACCGACAGCAAGGCCCTGATGGAAGAGGGGCTGACCAACGAGTCTCCCGTCAACCTTCAGGTCAACAACATCCGCCTGAAGAGCGCCCTGAAGCTGCTGCTCGGCCCGCTCGGCCTGACCTACAAGGTCACCGACGACGTGCTGATGATCACCAGCCCTCAGTCGATGACTCAGGCTACCTACGCCCAGCCGCACTATGTCGGCGACCTGGTCATGCCGGTGAAGGGCCCCCTCAGCCCCGACCAGGCGGCCGCGGCCGTCGGCGGCGACGGTCAGAAGGTCCCCAACTTCGCGATGCCCGTCGGCGGCATGGCGGACAACAGCACCACCCCGGTGGTCGGTGAACGGCCCAACGCCGACATGACCCCGCTCATCCAGCTGATCGTCGCGTCAGTCGCGCCGGGCACCTGGAGGGTGTACGACGAGAATGGCAAGGAGAACAGCGCAGCCTACGGGCTGGGCGGCGGGTTCGGCGGTGCGGGCGGCTTGAATGACACGCCCGAGCCGGTCGGCTCGATCATGCCCTTCTTCCTCAGCATCAGCCTGATCATCCGCCACACGGCGGAGGTGCACGGCGAGATCGAAGACCTGCTCCGCCAGCTCCGTAAGTTGCAGGACCTGCAGGTGTCGATCGAAGTCCGGTTCATCACCGTCAGTGACAGCTTCTTCGAGGAGATCGGGGTCGACTTCGACTTCAACATCCAGTCCGACGTCGTCGGCAAGAAGTCGTCCTTCGCCATCCCCAACGGCTCCGGATTCACCGCAGGCGGTGGCACGGGCGGCGTCGGCGGCGGCACGGGTGGCGTCGGTGGCGGCACGGGCGGCACGGGCGGTATCGGCGGTAACGCCGGGACCGGCGGCGGCGTCGGTGGCGGCGGCACGGGCGGCGGAGTCGGCGGCGGAGCGGCCGGCGGCGTCGGCGGCGTCGGCGGCGGGCTCGGCACGGGCGGCGGGGCCGCGGGCGGAGCCGGCGGTGGGACCGGAGTTCAGCCCTACATCCTCAACACCCAGCGAGACCACGCTTACGGCAACAACGCCCCGTTGGTCGTCGGCCGGGCAAGCTCGGGCGATCCGGGCAACATTACGCCGGACCTGGCCATCCCCTTCACCCAGGGGAGTGCCAACCTGATCTCGCCGTTCAACGCCCTGACCAACGCCGGTGCGACCTTCGGCATCTCGTTCCTCAGCGACCTTGAGGTCTTCCTCTTCCTCACGGCCGCCCAGGGCGACACCCGGTCGAACATCGTGCAGGCCCCCAAGATCACGACGTTCAACGGTGCGTTCGCCTCGATCACCGACAGCGTGACGCGTTACTACGTCGCCCAGGTCACCCCGGTCGTGGGTGCCGGCTCGGTCGCCTTCCTGCCGACCCCCGCCCCGCTTCTCGACGGCGTCTTCCTGAGCGTGACCCCGGTCGTCTCCTCCGACCGCCGTTACGTCCGGCTGACGATGTCCCCGACGTTCCAGACCTTCGCGGAGTTCCAGACCTTCCCGGTCCCCGCCGCGGTGGCAAGCTTCGGCCTCGCCGGCGGCGGCGGGTCGATCACCGGCCAGATTCAGCTGCCGGTGATCACCATCACGCAGATCAGCACCACGGTGACCGTGCCCGACGGCGGTACGGTTCTCCTGGGTGGTGTGAAGCGGATGCGTGAGGAACGCAAGGAGTACGGCGTTCCCGTGCTGGCCAAGACCCCGCTGATCAACCGCCTGTTCCGCAACATCGGGATCGGGCGGACGACTGAGAGCCTCATGCTCATGGTCACCCCCCGGATCGTGATCCTCGAGGAGGAGGAAGAGAAGCTGGGCATCCCGCCGACGCTCTCCAACTGA
- a CDS encoding DUF1570 domain-containing protein: MTTNAMLSRRAALITGFATLASPFSRLARADAPDETAKPSTLDAAGQLDQVREIARKEKLGKLHLVKSTLFQVIGDGDAQFLRNTAIDCEAVAFDFVEHYRAKGFHVTPPKQHLTVVAASGRRSFVAFLGANPGPSVGGIYDRASNRLIVFDFRPEGESAPLRPGYANMLTLAHEATHQLTYNTGILSREADNPYAIVEGMAMYGEVRKFSGSTPPGGINNMRMEDLVRQRRLKGNDWIPLDRMLRNDDVLRGVVGTIDRRLQGYSQSWLLVYHLMSDPQLLPRFRDLLEALKGTDPRANPDRLALCSKYLGPIDRLDADLQELAIRLLKRNPGA; this comes from the coding sequence ATGACGACCAACGCCATGCTCAGCCGCCGCGCCGCCCTCATCACAGGTTTCGCCACGCTTGCCTCGCCGTTTTCCAGGCTCGCGCGTGCGGACGCGCCCGACGAGACGGCGAAGCCCTCGACGCTCGACGCGGCCGGGCAACTCGATCAGGTCCGCGAGATCGCCCGCAAGGAGAAGCTGGGCAAGCTCCACCTCGTCAAGAGCACCCTCTTCCAGGTGATCGGCGACGGCGACGCCCAGTTCCTCCGCAACACGGCCATCGACTGCGAGGCGGTGGCGTTCGACTTCGTCGAACATTACCGGGCCAAGGGGTTCCACGTCACACCCCCCAAGCAGCACCTGACCGTCGTCGCAGCCTCCGGCCGGCGATCGTTCGTCGCGTTCCTGGGAGCCAACCCCGGCCCCAGCGTCGGCGGGATCTACGATCGGGCCTCCAACCGGCTCATCGTCTTCGACTTCCGACCGGAAGGAGAGTCGGCCCCGCTCCGGCCCGGTTACGCCAATATGCTGACCCTCGCCCACGAGGCCACCCACCAGCTCACCTACAACACCGGCATCCTCTCGCGCGAGGCCGATAACCCCTACGCGATCGTCGAGGGGATGGCCATGTATGGCGAGGTCCGCAAGTTCAGCGGGAGCACGCCCCCGGGCGGGATCAACAATATGCGGATGGAGGACCTGGTTCGCCAGCGAAGGCTCAAGGGCAACGACTGGATCCCCCTGGACCGGATGCTCCGCAACGACGACGTCCTCCGTGGTGTCGTCGGTACCATCGACCGGCGCCTCCAAGGCTATTCCCAGAGCTGGCTCCTCGTCTATCACCTCATGTCCGACCCCCAATTGCTCCCCCGCTTCCGCGACCTGCTCGAAGCCCTCAAAGGGACCGATCCCAGGGCCAACCCAGATCGCCTGGCGCTCTGCTCCAAGTATCTGGGGCCGATCGACCGGCTCGACGCCGATTTGCAGGAACTGGCGATCCGCTTGCTGAAGCGCAACCCGGGAGCGTGA
- a CDS encoding TMEM175 family protein, which translates to MISFYNRIAGRSVERLAALSDSIFSVAMTLLVLDLHVPEIANVHSEHDLWVALTALTPRLIMFAMSFITLGIFWTSQQTQLNQFAQCDRHLAWIHMSYLFGVSIMPFSTKLLSEFHDYRIALVLYWLNILSLGLLLLTSWAYATGAGHLKPGIDPQIRPAIYNRLISSQLLYALGALLCLFDNAFSIGFIILIQLAYAFGPGLRGIRLFSESATEPTPAGRIPTVDEAFSQSPPTQGPRS; encoded by the coding sequence ATGATATCGTTTTATAACCGCATCGCGGGCCGGAGCGTCGAACGCCTGGCCGCGCTCAGCGACAGCATCTTTTCCGTGGCGATGACCCTTCTCGTCCTGGACCTGCACGTCCCCGAGATCGCCAACGTCCATTCCGAGCACGATCTGTGGGTGGCGCTCACCGCACTCACACCCCGCCTGATCATGTTCGCCATGAGCTTCATCACGCTCGGCATCTTCTGGACGAGCCAGCAGACTCAGCTCAATCAGTTCGCCCAGTGCGACCGCCATCTCGCCTGGATCCACATGAGCTACCTCTTCGGCGTCTCGATCATGCCGTTCTCGACCAAGCTCCTGTCCGAGTTTCACGACTACCGGATTGCCCTGGTCCTTTACTGGCTCAACATTCTCTCACTCGGACTTCTGCTGCTCACGAGCTGGGCCTATGCCACCGGGGCCGGCCACCTCAAGCCCGGCATCGACCCTCAAATCCGACCGGCCATCTACAATCGGCTTATCAGCTCGCAACTGCTCTATGCCCTGGGGGCCCTGCTCTGCCTGTTTGACAACGCCTTCAGTATTGGCTTCATCATCCTGATCCAGCTCGCCTATGCCTTCGGCCCGGGACTTCGAGGAATCAGGCTGTTCTCCGAGTCCGCGACCGAACCGACCCCTGCCGGCCGAATCCCGACCGTGGACGAGGCATTCTCGCAAAGCCCGCCGACTCAAGGCCCTCGTTCCTAG
- a CDS encoding KGG domain-containing protein — protein MAEKSKRGFAAMDPEQQREIAREGGRASHRNGGAHEFDSQEASEAGRRGGEVVSRDRRHMAEIGRKGGEASHHDATPHHESATHRYRKAAKR, from the coding sequence ATGGCTGAGAAGAGCAAACGCGGTTTTGCCGCGATGGATCCCGAACAGCAGCGTGAGATTGCCAGGGAGGGCGGCCGCGCCTCGCACCGCAATGGGGGGGCACACGAGTTCGACTCGCAGGAAGCGTCCGAGGCCGGTCGCCGCGGCGGCGAGGTCGTGAGCCGGGACCGTCGGCACATGGCGGAGATCGGACGAAAAGGAGGCGAGGCTTCGCACCACGACGCCACGCCCCACCACGAGTCGGCCACACACCGTTACCGGAAGGCTGCCAAGCGTTAA
- a CDS encoding M28 family peptidase: protein MGQSRVLTWSRLAALSLAVGLLGLLSLSLRPTAVESSSIMFDPESVAMMAPAPIDGKRAYKHLVDICAMGPRIAGTAANTAQRALVAAHFTKLGGAVREQPFTAKDPLSGKDVRMANLIGSWFPERTERVLLGVHYDTRPHPDMDQDPVKRKGPFLGANDGASGVALLMEIAEHLKTMDTPWGVDLVLFDGEELVYDQEGDYFLGSKEFAKKYAEVDRTKAGQPHYVAALVLDMIGDKDLLINQEPYSLEFAPNLVRSVWSVATRLRAKSFKTRVGQAVMDDHLPLNNAGIPAIDIIDFDYPHWHTAKDTPDKCSAESLEEVGRVVTAWLALPKTTRRR from the coding sequence ATGGGACAGAGCCGCGTACTTACCTGGTCTCGCCTGGCCGCACTGAGCCTGGCCGTGGGCCTGCTCGGCTTGCTCTCCCTGTCGCTGCGGCCCACGGCCGTCGAATCGAGTTCGATCATGTTTGATCCGGAATCCGTCGCGATGATGGCACCCGCCCCCATCGACGGCAAGCGGGCCTACAAGCATCTCGTCGACATCTGCGCGATGGGGCCCAGGATCGCCGGGACCGCGGCCAACACGGCCCAGCGTGCGCTGGTCGCGGCCCATTTCACCAAGCTCGGTGGGGCCGTGCGCGAGCAGCCGTTCACGGCGAAGGATCCGTTGAGCGGCAAGGACGTCCGCATGGCGAACCTGATCGGCTCGTGGTTCCCCGAGCGGACCGAGCGGGTGCTGCTCGGCGTGCACTACGACACCCGACCTCATCCCGACATGGACCAGGATCCGGTCAAGCGCAAAGGACCGTTCCTGGGCGCCAATGACGGGGCCTCGGGCGTTGCCCTGCTCATGGAGATCGCCGAGCACCTCAAGACGATGGACACACCCTGGGGTGTTGACCTCGTCCTCTTCGACGGCGAAGAGCTCGTCTATGACCAGGAAGGCGATTACTTCCTGGGCTCGAAAGAGTTCGCCAAGAAGTATGCCGAGGTCGACCGGACCAAGGCCGGGCAGCCCCATTATGTCGCGGCGCTGGTGCTCGACATGATCGGCGACAAGGACCTGCTCATCAACCAGGAGCCTTACAGCCTGGAGTTCGCCCCCAACCTCGTCCGGAGCGTCTGGTCGGTCGCGACTCGCCTCCGTGCGAAGTCGTTCAAGACCAGGGTTGGGCAGGCCGTGATGGACGACCATCTCCCCCTGAATAATGCCGGGATCCCGGCCATCGACATCATCGACTTCGACTACCCGCACTGGCACACGGCCAAGGACACGCCTGACAAGTGCTCGGCCGAGAGCCTGGAAGAAGTCGGCCGGGTCGTGACGGCCTGGCTCGCGTTACCCAAGACGACCCGTCGACGCTGA